TCTGCTGAGGGCCGGTCTACTGAGGGCGGGTCTGCCGAGGGCCGGTCCGCTGAGGGCGGAGGTCAGTTCCGGGACAGGTGGCGGGCGAGCACGTCGAGGGCGTCGGCGACCTCCCTGAGCTGCTCGGGGGCAGGGTTCCCGAGAGCCGCGGCGAGGGCGTCCTCGATGGTGGTGGACCGGACCTCGGCCACCCGGCCAGACACCTCGGGGGCCTGACGGACCAGCAGGCGGCGCCGGTCATCGGGGTCGGGGGCGGTGATGACGGCGCCCGCTTCCTTGAGCCGGGCGACGGCGGTGGAGACCTGACTCTGCGGCAGCCCGGTGCGGGCGGCGATCTCCCCCACGGCGCTGTCGGGGTGCGCGGACACGTCGCTGGCCACGATGAGGACGGACCGGACGCTGCCGCCGTGGCGCAGCTCTCCCCCCTCGGGCTGGGGCATGGCCCCTTCGCCGATCTTCATGAGGGTGCGGCCCAGATCGCGATCCCGGACATGATGAGCGGCCTCGGCGCCACGCTCGACCAGACGCTCTGGGTGGTCAGCGGCTACGCCCTGACCCTCTCGGCCCTGATCATCACGGCGAGCCGGCTCGGCGACCTGCACGGTCCACGGACCCTGTTCGCCGCGGGACTCACGGTGTTCACCCTGGCCGGCATCGGCTGGCGCTGGATCTTCCTCGTGAACGTGCCGATCGGCATCGCGGCGCTCGCCCTGACGTTCCTGGTGGTCCCGGACATCCGGACCTCCCGCGCCCACCGCTTCGACCTGACCGGTGTCCTGCTCTCCGGCGCCGCCCTGTTCTGCCTGGCCTTCGGTCTCCAGGAGGGGCAGAACCACCACTGGGGGGCCGGGATATGGGTGCTGCTGGCCGCCGGGGCGACCCTGGCCGCCGGGTTCCTGTTCCACCAGAGCCGCCGTCAGGACCGCGAGCCGCTGATCCCCTTCGCCCTCTTCCGGGACCGCAACTTCACCGCGATGACGGCGCTGGTCGGCCTGATCTCGGTCGCCATGCTGGGGCTGGTGCTGCCGTTCAACCTCTACCTCCAGTCCGTACTGGGGCTCAGCGCCATCAAGGCGGGCCTGGTCCTCGCCCCCTCCTCGCTGGTGTCGATGACGGTGGGGCCCTTCGCAGGGCGGCTTGCCGACCGGATCGGCGGCAAGTACGTCCTGCTCGCCGGGGTCGCCTGCTACGGCGCGGGCATCGTCGCCATCGCCCCGATGTCCACGGAGGCCATGCGCCACGTGCCACCGCACCTGGCCGGCGCCGCCTCCGGGGTCAACAACACGGTCCGGCAGATCGGTTCGGTGGTGGGCGCGGCCGCGGTCGGCGCGCTGCTCCAGGGCCGCCTCGCCGCGGAGCTGGCCACCGGCAAGACCTACGCGGTCGCCTTCACCGCCACCCTGCACACCACCGCGATCCTGCCGATCGCCGTCCTGATCGCCGGAGCGGCCGTCTGCCTCATGCTCCGCGACCGGGTCACGGCCCCGGCCGCACCGGCCGCCGAGGCCGCCCCCGTTGGGGGTGCTCGGACCGGCCAACCCGCCGCACTCTCACGGTAATCCTAAGATATGGCCTGTTTGTCTTGATTGAGTAATCTTGGGCGTTTTGCTAGAAATTGCTCGGTCTGCGGGCCAGAGTGTGGATTCCCGGCAGCAAGCCGGGAACCCGCACGTTCTTGAGGTGACATCTCCATGTCTGCTTCGCGCACCACTCGTCGCGTCTTCGCCACCGTCGTGGCCTCCGTCGCCGTCCTCGGCACCGCCGCCCTCCCGGCCGCGGCCTCCACCGGTGGCCACGACCACGGTCACGGTACGGGCAAGCACTCCACCGTCATGATCGGCCAGGTGCAGCACGAAAGCCCCGGCCGCGACGACCGCACCAACCGCAGCCTCAACGGCGAGTGGGTCGAGGTGAAGAACACCGGCAAGAAGCCGGTCAACCTGCGCGGTTACACGCTCACCGACAAGCAGGGCAACACCTACCGCTTCCACGGCATGACCCTCGCCGGTCACTCCAGCGTCAAGGTGCACACCGGCAGGGGCAAGAACACCGCCCACGACGTGTACCAGAACCGGACCCACCACGTCTGGGACAAGCGCGACTCGGCCACCCTGCGCAACGACCACAACCGCATTCTCGACAGCAAGTCCTGGGGCAAGAAGGGCCGTTAGTCCCGCCAGTCCAGCCGCAGTCCACCACGCGCCGGGCCCCCGCCCCTTCAGGGACGGGGGCCCGGCGCGTGGTGCTGCATCCGCCGGGCGTCAAGCCGCGCGATGCCCTCCCTTTATCTCGGCCGTACATCCTGAGGACGCCGCGCCGCCGATCCCCGGGCGCGCCCCCTTCCTCCGGAGGTTCCTGATGCCCCGTCGCCTCACCGCCATGCTCGTCCCGGCCGTCACCGCCGTCACCGCGCTCGTCGCCCTCGCGGGGCCCGCGTCCGCGGCCCCGGCCGACAAGCCGCAGGTGCTGAGCAGTTGGACGCAGACCAGCGCGGCGAGCTACAACGCGTGGCTGTCGGCCCGCGGGAACCAGGGCGCCTGGGCGGCGTACGGCTTCGACTGGTCGACCGACTACTGCTCCTCCTCCCCCGACAACCCGTTCGGATTCCCCTTCGCGACGTCCTGCGCGCACCACGACTTCGGCTACCGCAACTACAAGGCGGCCGGCACCTTCGCCGCGAACAAGTCCCGGCTCGACGACATGCTGTACGCCGACCTCAAGCGGGTCTGCTCCGCCTACTCGGGCGTGAAGAAGGCC
The window above is part of the Streptomyces sp. NBC_00536 genome. Proteins encoded here:
- a CDS encoding MFS transporter — its product is MAQLSPLGLGHGPFADLHEGAAQIAIPDMMSGLGATLDQTLWVVSGYALTLSALIITASRLGDLHGPRTLFAAGLTVFTLAGIGWRWIFLVNVPIGIAALALTFLVVPDIRTSRAHRFDLTGVLLSGAALFCLAFGLQEGQNHHWGAGIWVLLAAGATLAAGFLFHQSRRQDREPLIPFALFRDRNFTAMTALVGLISVAMLGLVLPFNLYLQSVLGLSAIKAGLVLAPSSLVSMTVGPFAGRLADRIGGKYVLLAGVACYGAGIVAIAPMSTEAMRHVPPHLAGAASGVNNTVRQIGSVVGAAAVGALLQGRLAAELATGKTYAVAFTATLHTTAILPIAVLIAGAAVCLMLRDRVTAPAAPAAEAAPVGGARTGQPAALSR
- a CDS encoding MarR family winged helix-turn-helix transcriptional regulator, which codes for MKIGEGAMPQPEGGELRHGGSVRSVLIVASDVSAHPDSAVGEIAARTGLPQSQVSTAVARLKEAGAVITAPDPDDRRRLLVRQAPEVSGRVAEVRSTTIEDALAAALGNPAPEQLREVADALDVLARHLSRN
- a CDS encoding phospholipase — translated: MPRRLTAMLVPAVTAVTALVALAGPASAAPADKPQVLSSWTQTSAASYNAWLSARGNQGAWAAYGFDWSTDYCSSSPDNPFGFPFATSCAHHDFGYRNYKAAGTFAANKSRLDDMLYADLKRVCSAYSGVKKASCDSTAWTYYQAVKAFGNSPAVDGGAAA
- a CDS encoding lamin tail domain-containing protein, which translates into the protein MSASRTTRRVFATVVASVAVLGTAALPAAASTGGHDHGHGTGKHSTVMIGQVQHESPGRDDRTNRSLNGEWVEVKNTGKKPVNLRGYTLTDKQGNTYRFHGMTLAGHSSVKVHTGRGKNTAHDVYQNRTHHVWDKRDSATLRNDHNRILDSKSWGKKGR